Proteins from a genomic interval of Leptospiraceae bacterium:
- a CDS encoding type II toxin-antitoxin system RelE/ParE family toxin encodes MEEKFVFREEAKKHLTENILYYEERAPGKGEEFAEDVYQKVQQISNRPLSHSVIYKDVRKASLTKFPFNIYYALHDAVVNILAIWHKSRNQDGWHRD; translated from the coding sequence TTGGAAGAAAAATTCGTATTTCGGGAAGAAGCTAAGAAGCATTTAACTGAAAATATTTTATATTATGAAGAAAGAGCACCCGGCAAAGGTGAAGAGTTTGCTGAGGATGTTTATCAAAAAGTCCAACAAATTTCTAATAGACCTTTGTCTCATTCAGTTATTTATAAAGATGTAAGAAAAGCTTCGTTAACTAAATTTCCGTTTAATATTTATTATGCGCTTCATGACGCAGTTGTCAATATACTTGCCATCTGGCACAAAAGTCGAAACCAAGATGGCTGGCATAGGGATTAG